A window of the Halichoerus grypus chromosome 2, mHalGry1.hap1.1, whole genome shotgun sequence genome harbors these coding sequences:
- the LOC118549268 gene encoding trafficking regulator of GLUT4 1 isoform X2: protein MANPLQPQFPSAQEPGTALPLDLPEMEMLLTKVEGKDDKPLKLSKSLSRALDLEQNGHGLPFKVVSEGRQDAMLPWSASRASSRRASSIATASSAQDQEVPKDYLILAIASCFCPVWPLNLIPLIFSIMFIPVESYSVLSFGTSSKLHPAFTSQGPETKKGVVRFPFWWSRLVQGKRRGGRRLSEPGSWEKEPLQEH, encoded by the exons ATGGCCAACCCGttgcagcctcagtttccctcagcCCAAGAGCCAGGCACCGCCTTACCCCTGGACCTGCCGGAGATGGAGATGCTCCTCACGAAGGTGGAAGGCAAGGATGACAAGCCACTGAAGCTGTCCAAGTCCCTCTCGAGGGCCCTGGACCTGGAGCAGAATGGCCACGGCCTGCCCTTCAAGGTGGTATCCGAGGGGCGCCAGGACGCCATGCTCCCCTGGTCGGCCTCTCGGGCCAGCTCTAGGCGGGCGTCCTCCATTGCCACTGCGTCCTCTGCCCAGGACCAAGAAGTCCCCAAAGATTACCTCATCCTTGCCATCgcctcctgcttctgccccgTGTGGCCCCTCAACCTCATCCCCCTCATCTTTTCCATCATG tTCATACCGGTGGAATCATACAGCGTGTTGTCCTTTGGGACCAGCAGCAAGCTTCACCCGGCATTTACATCACAGGGCCCGGAGACAAAGAAAGGTGTGGTCAGGTTTCCATTTTGGTGGAGCAGGTTGGTGCAGGGTAAGAGGAGGGGTGGAAGGAGGCTCTCTGAGCCTGGCAGTTGGGAGAAGGAACCTTTGCAGGAACACTAG
- the LOC118549268 gene encoding trafficking regulator of GLUT4 1 isoform X5 has translation MANPLQPQFPSAQEPGTALPLDLPEMEMLLTKVEGKDDKPLKLSKSLSRALDLEQNGHGLPFKVVSEGRQDAMLPWSASRASSRRASSIATASSAQDQEVPKDYLILAIASCFCPVWPLNLIPLIFSIMLDFAHIPAGEGTQGATWSQTLHCRKAGKLGGLPSAGGCPEESS, from the exons ATGGCCAACCCGttgcagcctcagtttccctcagcCCAAGAGCCAGGCACCGCCTTACCCCTGGACCTGCCGGAGATGGAGATGCTCCTCACGAAGGTGGAAGGCAAGGATGACAAGCCACTGAAGCTGTCCAAGTCCCTCTCGAGGGCCCTGGACCTGGAGCAGAATGGCCACGGCCTGCCCTTCAAGGTGGTATCCGAGGGGCGCCAGGACGCCATGCTCCCCTGGTCGGCCTCTCGGGCCAGCTCTAGGCGGGCGTCCTCCATTGCCACTGCGTCCTCTGCCCAGGACCAAGAAGTCCCCAAAGATTACCTCATCCTTGCCATCgcctcctgcttctgccccgTGTGGCCCCTCAACCTCATCCCCCTCATCTTTTCCATCATG CTCGACTTTGCACACATCCCTGCTGGGGAGGGGACCCAGGGAGCCACCTGGAGCCAAACTCTACACTGCAGGAAGGCAGGCAAGTTGGGGGGCTTGCCTTCTGCAGGGGGGTGTCCTGAGGAGTCATCCTGA